One genomic segment of Desulfobulbaceae bacterium DB1 includes these proteins:
- a CDS encoding cell filamentation protein Fic, with product MRPWRPSMKKSGRYKTDGFIEDQYEAGSGGLVLKNLLHIKDKQEIEELETRELYRVTEQMTEIFDQDHQFTAGDICNMHRNWLGPVYEWAGKYRQVTISKGGFTFALPRVIPQLMADFEKNELRRFTPCTFADREEQIQALAIVHTELLLIHPFREGNGRLSRLLAMLMALQAGLPPLDFSEFEGERKEEYFAAVRKGMDRDYQPMGEFFSAVIDRTLQAYEEK from the coding sequence AAAACCGACGGCTTCATTGAGGATCAATATGAGGCAGGATCCGGGGGACTTGTTCTCAAAAATCTTCTCCATATAAAAGACAAGCAGGAGATTGAAGAGTTAGAAACAAGAGAACTCTACCGGGTCACGGAACAAATGACCGAGATCTTCGATCAGGATCATCAATTCACCGCTGGCGACATCTGCAATATGCATCGCAACTGGCTTGGTCCGGTCTATGAGTGGGCTGGGAAATATCGGCAGGTAACCATCAGCAAAGGCGGGTTTACTTTTGCCTTGCCCAGAGTCATCCCGCAACTGATGGCGGATTTCGAGAAAAATGAGTTGCGCCGATTTACGCCCTGCACCTTTGCAGATCGAGAGGAGCAGATCCAGGCCCTGGCAATTGTGCACACCGAATTATTATTGATCCACCCGTTCCGCGAAGGAAACGGCAGACTGTCCCGGCTTCTGGCAATGCTTATGGCCCTGCAGGCGGGATTGCCGCCCTTGGATTTCAGTGAGTTCGAGGGGGAAAGAAAAGAGGAGTATTTTGCGGCTGTACGCAAGGGAATGGATAGGGATTATCAACCCATGGGAGAATTTTTCAGCGCGGTGATTGACCGGACTCTTCAGGCTTACGAGGAGAAGTAA